A genomic window from Silene latifolia isolate original U9 population chromosome 11, ASM4854445v1, whole genome shotgun sequence includes:
- the LOC141613774 gene encoding uncharacterized protein LOC141613774: protein MNNVNKQKVIRNFIQNKEVGLFGLLETKINGANVGNVSHNMFENWSVTTNCSLHKGGRVWLIWQPSLFDVMILQYDPQFIHNKVHIKATNKFFFLTMVYAFNDGNDRVDLGQKLVSFASNCHGPWALAGDFNTVISPDERLGGNTKHEDMEDFIDCLDKCGMSDIAATGAFFTWTNKQDAGHMKCSRLDRFLINNDWLAVFPEMAAHFYPEGLLDHNPCVVSNINLGGGKNKSFKYFNMWSLAPDFIEKIQTVWMEELEGTKMFVLVKKLKTLKSILKELNRSCYSDIENQASAAVYQLNDIQEKLMANAADQELISQEIEALGNARLLTKARDSFLQ, encoded by the coding sequence ATGAATAATGTAAATAAGCAGAAGGTTATTAGGAATTTTATTCAGAATAAAGAAGTTGGTCTTTTTGGCCTTCTTGAAACAAAAATAAATGGTGCTAATGTAGGAAATGTCTCCCATAATATGTTTGAAAACTGGAGTGTGACTACTAATTGTAGTCTTCATAAGGGAGGAAGGGTTTGGCTTATTTGGCAACCTAGTCTCTTTGATGTTATGATTCTTCAGTATGACCCTCAATTTATTCATAATAAAGTTCATATCAAAGCGACTAATAAGTTCTTTTTCCTTACCATGGTGTATGCGTTTAATGATGGGAATGATAGGGTGGATCTCGGGCAGAAATTAGTTTCCTTTGCTTCTAATTGTCATGGCCCTTGGGCTTTGGCTGGTGATTTCAACACTGTTATCTCCCCTGATGAGAGACTAGGAGGAAACACAAAACATGAGGATATGGAGGATTTCATTGACTGCCTGGATAAATGTGGCATGTCTGATATTGCTGCCACTGGGGCTTTTTTCACCTGGACGAATAAACAAGATGCTGGACACATGAAATGTAGCAGGTTAGATAGATTTCTCATTAACAATGACTGGTTGGCTGTATTTCCTGAAATGGCTGCTCATTTCTATCCTGAGGGCTTGCTGGATCATAATCCCTGTGTTGTTAGCAATATCAACCTGGGTGGAGGGAAGAATAAGAGCtttaaatacttcaatatgtggagCCTTGCTCCTGATTTTATTGAGAAGATACAAACTGTCTGGATGGAAGAATTGGAGGGTACTAAAATGTTTGTTTTGGTTAAGAAATTGAAAACATTGAAGTCTATCTTGAAGGAGTTGAATAGAAGTTGTTACTCTGATATTGAGAATCAAGCAAGTGCTGCTGTTTACCAGTTGAATGATATTCAGGAAAAGCTAATGGCAAATGCTGCTGACCAGGAGCTCATCTCCCAGGAGATTGAAGCTTTAGGCAATGCCAGGTTGCTTACCAAGGCCAGAGATAGCTTTCTACAGTAA